Proteins found in one Oryza glaberrima chromosome 4, OglaRS2, whole genome shotgun sequence genomic segment:
- the LOC127771262 gene encoding uncharacterized protein LOC127771262, with translation MSSRRTSAANLLAVALLIISLLLLPLLHLPVAHARHVAVLKATDSSSAISIRSGHVEPTPASGAVQRRPASSGASNRGGGGRRRRAAASSRSTVEMRASAWAKHHRDEVARMHEMLKRDYASKARRRSPINNGEPSLEEEDLP, from the exons ATGAGCAGCAGAAGGACTAGCGCAGCTAATCTTCTTGCGGTTGCCCTGCTGATCATCTCCTTGCTGTTGTTGCCTCTTCTTCACCTTCCCGTTGCCCATGCTCGCCATG TTGCTGTGCTGAAGGCTACTGACAGTTCTAGTGCCATCAGCATCAGATCGGGACATGTG GAGCCCACCCCGGCGAGCGGAGCAGTGCAGAGGAGGCCAGCTAGCTCCGGTGCAAGtaaccgcggcggcggcgggcggcggcggcgagcggcggcaagcAGCAGGAGTACGGTGGAGATGCGCGCGTCGGCGTGGGCGAAGCACCACCGCGACGAGGTCGCCAGGATGCACGAGATGCTGAAGAGGGACTACGCGTCCaaggcgcgccgccgctcgccgatcAACAACGGCGAGCCGtcgctggaggaggaggacctgCCCTAA